AATAATGTAATCTACAAAGGAGCTACATTGaaagtatatgtttttatttaatcaaatattgatattgataaagaTGTAGagcatatttctatatttttgtaaattgtgttcAAGGGCAGTAACTCTTCTTGACACTGAAATTATGATGCATTATAATtagagttatccttctttacAAATAGTTTGATTAGTGAACTCAGAGTattaatgtatttcatgaatatatatttgaatatgattgtatatttttatgcagAAACTTATTGTAAATATTGATCCTTTTTATGCTGATATCTATTAATTATATTACAGGGTTTAAATCCTTTAATCCTATCCATGTATCCGAATAAAATGAAGAACCCTTAAAGTGGACTTGTTTATATTTGGGACAACCCACTATCACATTTACAAGATAATAAAACTAAGAATTAAATTGAtctaatatttacaaaaagaaaatggtATATGCAATACTTGTACATTTATGTTCAAATGATATAACAAACTGAAAGGAAATGATAGCTGCAATACTCAATATAAGATAAagcatgttttaattttcaaaactttagcATATCAAATTGgctttattttcttgtattaaaAGGACGCATATCATGCCGTGTAATAATTacaaactttcattttaaacaacaaCGGTGTTTTAGATAGCCGTCCGCCAAATTGCCATAGAAACGTAACTTTTTCTGCGGGCGAacaattttgatgattttgaatgCCAAACTGGATGTGTTCAAAGTTCttcatatattcataaaaaatgtttagttttactataaaattgtaaaatcgtaCCGATATTACCATATCAATACCATATCTTATTCCCATAATTGCTCAAATAAAGTATAGACTTAAAGTAGGTCCGAACAAGAGTctctttcatatatattttagattggGGCAAAGAGCGGACTAGTTGGGAAAAGTATTTCTGATTTTACGGAATTCGTGAGCTGACATTCATAACACAAAAggcaaacaatattttaaaaaatacaaaataataatcacAAAATTCGTGTTGTTGGTCGCCCGCCTTAAAATATGGAGTGTATCCGAGTTCGAGCattttatatgtatgtatgGTGTAATTTTAAGTCCGTGGATTAATATGCATTTATACTATAATATTGTTAAGTTTGTCGATTAACATATGGCcatctttattaaaatcattgaaaattattgaaagCAAGCGGTTACACAAATTAGCAGGGTTTTTAGCCTGTCCTTAGCCCTTGTGGCTtgaattctaaataaaaatatctggCTACCATTTTTTCAGCGGATGTAAATCTGTGACATGGTCGACGACTTCTTAGGTATTAGCCGTTGATATCAAGCTAGTTTTCTGAgtaatttcataaataataacaatagttgATTTATATGgaataacaaaaatatctaattgtATGTTCTTTGTAACATCTAAATTAAGGAAGGAATCTTCTCGTTATCAGACAGACTTCTTATAtcaagaaattaataaaattttgacacagtcaaactgATCAAATAACCAAATGACAtcagttttaatcaaattttaccaTCATGTTTTCGTatcaaggtcaggtcaaagTCTTTTTCCTCAAGTTAAAGgataattcaaataaatgtaGTTATCTGCCGTTTTGTAGAAATCTGTTTAAGTTATGATGTTTCTATTCTTCagtgaaatgatagaatatcaaaaAGTCTAttagcttatactactaaaatggaatgaatatttaaactaaaattgaaTTTGCTTAGCCTGCATTTCCtcgaattttcttaaattttttttagatattttgattttttttatgcttccaatgataaaatatttctgatttttacatataatgaagaacttatataaagatatatattgacagaaaagctaattttttttaccttttattaAGGGAGAAAATCCAATTTCAGTGATTTTTCGCACaaatctatatttaaaaaaatttgattaaaaagctattattatgtaaattgataggcaaatcatattttaaaaacatattcagaGACCCAAGTACATTATCATTAGTTTACATTACATTGTAGTTGAAAAAATCCAatgttaatgttattgttttgaaaatgctAGTAAATAGAAATGCTGAATAGACTCATAAACATACAGcatttctaaattgtaaaaaaaatgatatttttctatGCCAATTTTCCGCCAAAAATAAGGTCCTTGTTagattcaaaactttgattacTATTTCTATGTCAAGTTGTGTTGATTACTATTTCTATgtcaagttgtatgatagtagaaaagaaggaaaaatatattttaatatcctTTCATCCTGATTTAATGTCCATTTAAtcttttgacaagtcgaaaaccagaaaataCTCCTTCCTTAACGAAATAATCTAAAGATATTTTAGTGATATTTTAGTGACACAAATAGCAAAGGAAATGATTGGAACAATATTTCACGGACATCATCAGGAGATATAATAAAATCTACAAGATGTACATTCagtgattattaaaaaaagaaaaatggaaTGTCTTACAACTAAGGGTTACAAAAATTTCtaatttcaagaaattcggaagAATTGGTCAAACCACATCACTAAGATTACGAATTGAGATAACTCTCATTTAAATGAACGACAGCCGGCCTCCTCATTTTTCTCCATACTGCCAACAAGTGGCACCTTTAACTCAACTGTCGCGTGGTATCCTGGTGGCGCTATGGTCGTGTAAGAATGCTGCGAGATGATTTCTTGGTTCGTTCCTTTGTGGATATGGAACACGTGTTTGTCATCCTTTGTTTTATTTCTGGACAGGATAAACAAATGGCCAACGGCTGAAACCAGGATTAAGACGCCCCCAATTCCTACCAAAATGAGACCCCAAGGGCAATAAAATTGGTCTATATCCCATCCTGTGTATTCCCAAAACTCTTCGTGGTAAATATTAGCTGAAATTCCCATCTTCACTATCATTGCGATATACGTCCAACCTaaagtaacaaaaaatgttaacttAAGAACACATTTACACATTTACATTAATAAAGTCTCTCTAGTAACTAACATGCAAGGTGAACCAAGcgattatgaaagaaaatgttcGAATagactttttcattttaaacatggttagaaaaattatctagaCCAAAAACGATCATTTTAAAATGGGTGGTAAAACTATGTTGTTTATACCCGAGATGAAAAGACTGATGCAGGCTAACAATCCAGCCCATCTGGATTTCGTTAAAGTCCGTGTGTATACAATAGTCCCCGTGAAGCCAAGCACAGCACAGAAAAGTCCAATGGAGGACATGATCTGGGTTTCCAGCTTAAAATGAAGAGGCCAccctgaaaaaagaaaatgtgtttGTTATGTCCTATGCATTATCAGAGTTGTTTTCCTtaatacgtgtacatgtatataaacgtTGATTATTGGAGCGTAAAATTCGGAATAGGATACATTACCGGTATTTATGCCAAATGCAGTTCCGAATGTATATTCTCAAACCATTGtcaataaatttctttaattgATTTGTTGGTTCATATGAGACAAGTCTTATTTTAACTTTACCACTTGTGCTATCAAATATTTCACCGACGCTTGCCTCCTTGTTATCAGAATGTCAGACTGCAACAAGGAAGTAAGGATACCAAAGCAGTACTTCAGTTATTGTTAACTTACCTTTAAGTTTGTCATACGGTCGCCAAAAAAAGGGTGACTCAATATTAAAGGGATATGTAGCTAAGTGACAGTCCTCCTCTTCATTATTCCCAATAAATCGTTGAATACATAAGGTATAATACCACAATCCTGCTGATAGATGTGCTTTTTGGGGTAATCCTTGAATACCACTGATGCCCATGAGACTTTTCATGTTGCTTATCTTACAAATCACCCATCCCGGACTGACAAAAGATGCAGTCACAAAAACCACTCCAACAATGGCCAATATCGAGAATATCTTTAGTTTTCGACTCAGCAGCATTGTCAAAAATTGAATAGATCCACCTTGAAAATTTTATTACGATGTTTTCGTTCCTCGGATGCAACAAACCAATTTACCACGCATGCGTGCTATGGTGTTCCTTttcataaatcaataaatatctgTGTGCAACGGTAGAGACGAAGTAATATTATCTTTCGGGTTTGCATTCAATTTGTTCTtgatatttttccattttaattcttcaattcaattctatcgacaaaatattttaacaataagcCTTAAATGGCAATTTAGTAGTCTGATTACTGTATTGTCATTGAAATTCGATCGTCTTCTACATATgttattaatgttttttattcacACTACAGGTTGAACCTACCCTTGATTTGAAAaagtatatttcaaaatgtgtCAATGCATAATAGAAATTTAACAAAAAGCCCattgggccacatcgctcacctgagcaatagTGACTTGATATGGGCGtttaaaggatattgtgccatatggccccttggtagaataacaaaaaatgaataccGTAAAGTatccgaattttacacttatttttgcatacacttaatcattggatttttatttatggaATATTTTTTACCGAATCCTATGCAAGATATTAAACTAAacttttggtaggggtacactatTAACTTCCTTTTCCCTTATTTTCGTTCttcccctgccccccccccccccccttcccccactGTATAatgcgatcaaaatatatgagaggtacattttcttcctcactACTTACtggttattgtatttttaggtcacctgagccaaaggctcaagtgagcttttctgatcacaatttgtccgttgtctgtcgttgtcgtcgttgttgtcgtcgtcgttgttgtaaacttttcacattttcatcttcttctcaacaaccactgggcagatttcaaccaaatttggcacaaagcaccactaggtgaaggggattcaaggttgttcaaatgaagtgccacgccctctttaaaggggagataattgagaattattgaaaggactatatatgataagggcctaaaatggccccctaaaatgaacatcatcattttactatcattctttgttttcttagtacagatatgtatgtgatgtgtttacataatattcattttggttcaagtgcccacaatttagaaatatgacattgtaaagacaaccttttcacGCCATTTTTGCAtctttagcgtaaaacagcttgttttcaagcagtttttccttccg
This portion of the Magallana gigas chromosome 7, xbMagGiga1.1, whole genome shotgun sequence genome encodes:
- the LOC105322645 gene encoding uncharacterized protein, whose protein sequence is MLLSRKLKIFSILAIVGVVFVTASFVSPGWVICKISNMKSLMGISGIQGLPQKAHLSAGLWYYTLCIQRFIGNNEEEDCHLATYPFNIESPFFWRPYDKLKGWPLHFKLETQIMSSIGLFCAVLGFTGTIVYTRTLTKSRWAGLLACISLFISGWTYIAMIVKMGISANIYHEEFWEYTGWDIDQFYCPWGLILVGIGGVLILVSAVGHLFILSRNKTKDDKHVFHIHKGTNQEIISQHSYTTIAPPGYHATVELKVPLVGSMEKNEEAGCRSFK